From a single Collibacillus ludicampi genomic region:
- a CDS encoding polysaccharide deacetylase family protein has product MNKRDVIIRKIVLACMIVMLTWRGIDQFPTLHKYVEQHKVTVGTVAYIRTSSKDVALVIDVDDIDAPVKDVVDLLDREDVKATFLLNRDWASQYPLTLQEIEKRGYEARVYEKLHGWSFNLEQLLQENGTVDPTPLRERMKSGWVLRLPVKQSSIPILPIAIQVAREKGMAICTLHQLESEQK; this is encoded by the coding sequence ATGAACAAGCGAGACGTCATCATAAGGAAGATCGTGCTTGCGTGTATGATCGTCATGTTGACGTGGAGAGGGATCGATCAATTTCCTACCCTACATAAGTATGTTGAGCAACACAAAGTAACGGTGGGGACAGTCGCATATATTCGTACATCTTCGAAGGATGTGGCGCTCGTAATCGATGTCGATGATATCGATGCGCCTGTGAAAGATGTTGTGGATCTACTGGATCGCGAAGATGTGAAAGCGACGTTCCTTCTCAATCGAGACTGGGCCAGTCAGTATCCTTTAACCCTACAGGAGATAGAAAAGCGCGGATATGAAGCCAGAGTGTATGAGAAACTACATGGGTGGAGTTTCAATCTTGAACAATTACTTCAAGAAAACGGTACGGTCGATCCGACTCCGCTGCGTGAACGCATGAAAAGCGGTTGGGTATTACGTTTACCGGTCAAACAAAGCTCCATTCCCATTTTGCCGATTGCCATTCAAGTCGCTCGTGAAAAAGGAATGGCCATCTGCACTCTACACCAACTGGAGAGTGAGCAGAAATGA
- a CDS encoding bifunctional riboflavin kinase/FAD synthetase, producing the protein MEVIRISGKPPMRSFEPSVMALGNFDGVHIGHQQIIKKAFDLAKTKELPLAVMTFDPHPRQVLGRGHTYDSLLTPLTEKVQLLKALGVDFVYVIEFNRMFAAISPEEFIREYVKGLNAVDVVVGFDYTFGAGGLADTRVLKELAASFQMDSYIVPPVNRDGEKVSSSLIREKLQLGDVKWAAELLGRPYFLAGHVVHGNKRGRLLGFPTANLEPIGSFVIPKNGVYLIRAVIDGEEDCLSGVMNIGYKPTFEGERVRTLEAHLFDFAREIYGKQLHIEFLDFLREERKFLSAEELIAQIRCDIAEAKERYMKYQL; encoded by the coding sequence ATGGAAGTCATTCGTATAAGCGGAAAGCCGCCTATGCGTTCTTTTGAGCCATCCGTGATGGCGCTCGGCAATTTTGATGGAGTACATATCGGCCATCAGCAAATTATAAAAAAAGCGTTCGATTTGGCGAAAACGAAGGAACTCCCTCTTGCCGTCATGACGTTTGATCCCCATCCGCGGCAGGTATTGGGAAGAGGGCATACATACGACAGTCTTCTGACCCCACTTACCGAGAAGGTTCAACTCCTGAAAGCGTTGGGCGTAGATTTTGTCTATGTCATTGAGTTCAATCGAATGTTTGCGGCGATTTCTCCGGAAGAATTTATACGCGAATACGTAAAAGGTCTGAATGCCGTAGATGTCGTCGTCGGTTTCGATTACACGTTCGGAGCCGGCGGGCTTGCGGATACGCGCGTTCTCAAAGAACTCGCGGCATCGTTTCAAATGGATTCCTACATCGTACCACCTGTCAACCGGGATGGAGAAAAAGTATCTTCTTCTCTGATCAGAGAAAAGTTGCAACTGGGCGATGTCAAGTGGGCAGCCGAATTGTTGGGGCGTCCCTATTTTCTCGCCGGTCACGTGGTTCACGGAAATAAGCGCGGTCGCCTCCTTGGTTTTCCCACAGCAAACCTGGAGCCGATCGGTTCTTTTGTGATTCCCAAAAATGGGGTTTACTTGATCCGTGCGGTGATCGATGGGGAAGAGGATTGTCTTTCGGGTGTGATGAACATTGGCTATAAACCTACCTTCGAGGGGGAACGTGTGCGTACCCTTGAAGCCCATCTCTTTGACTTTGCCCGTGAGATTTATGGGAAACAGTTGCATATTGAATTTCTTGATTTTTTACGCGAGGAAAGAAAATTTCTCTCCGCAGAAGAACTGATCGCGCAGATTCGTTGCGATATCGCTGAGGCGAAAGAGCGTTACATGAAGTATCAGTTATAG
- the pnp gene encoding polyribonucleotide nucleotidyltransferase has protein sequence MYKVFETTLAGRPLKIETGKLAKQANGAVLVHYGETVVLATVTASKEPRELDFFPLTVNYEERLYAVGKIPGGFIKREGRPSEKAILASRLIDRPIRPLFHEGFRNEVQVVDIVMSVDQDCAPEIAAMIGTSAALTLSDIPFDGPIAGVIVGRVDGEFVINPTVEQAEKSDMHLVVAGTKDAIVMVEAGAKEVPESVMLEAIMFGHEEIKRLVAWQEEMRAEAGKPKMEVQYHEVDPEIDRIVREYATEKLKAAIRTEEKLAREEAIESVKQETRDYFLAQNPELTEAQISDINEVLYNIVKEEVRRAIIFEGIRPDGRALDEIRPISCEVGILPRTHGSGLFTRGQTQALSICTLGALGDVQILDGLEIEETKRFMHHYNFPPFSVGEARPLRAPSRRDIGHGALGERALEPVIPSEEEFPYTIRLVSEVLESNGSTSQASICGSTMALMDAGVPIKAPVAGVAMGLVAEGDRTAILTDIQGMEDHLGDMDFKVAGTANGVTALQMDIKIKGLSREILEKALEQAHRGRMYILSKMLEAIDKPRQELSKYAPRILTMKIHPDKIREVIGPGGRVINKIIEETGVKIDIEQDGRIFIATTDQAAGERAREIIEGIVREVEVGAIYNGKVVRIEKYGAFVEVLPGKEGLVHISQLAEERVEKTEDVVKVGDELLVKVTEIDPQGRINLSRKEALRQLRGESTGEPEAKAGRERSNRERREKGERGNRPRPNRAEQPQNHS, from the coding sequence ATGTATAAAGTATTCGAGACAACATTAGCGGGCCGTCCTCTGAAAATCGAGACGGGGAAGTTAGCCAAACAGGCGAATGGAGCCGTTTTGGTTCACTACGGAGAAACAGTTGTATTAGCGACGGTGACCGCATCCAAAGAACCGAGAGAACTTGATTTCTTTCCTTTAACTGTGAATTACGAAGAACGATTGTACGCGGTAGGTAAGATTCCGGGAGGATTTATCAAGCGGGAGGGCCGTCCGAGCGAAAAAGCGATCCTTGCAAGCCGCTTGATTGACCGTCCGATTCGTCCTTTGTTTCACGAAGGATTTCGCAATGAAGTGCAAGTGGTCGATATCGTGATGTCGGTCGATCAGGACTGCGCACCTGAAATTGCCGCCATGATCGGTACGTCCGCCGCACTGACACTGTCAGATATTCCTTTTGACGGGCCGATCGCCGGAGTCATCGTAGGGCGTGTCGACGGGGAATTCGTGATCAACCCGACGGTGGAGCAAGCGGAGAAAAGCGATATGCACCTGGTAGTAGCCGGAACGAAAGATGCGATCGTCATGGTGGAAGCGGGTGCAAAAGAAGTTCCGGAGAGCGTCATGCTGGAAGCGATCATGTTTGGCCATGAAGAGATTAAGCGTCTGGTCGCATGGCAGGAAGAGATGCGTGCGGAAGCTGGCAAACCCAAGATGGAAGTTCAGTACCATGAGGTAGATCCGGAGATTGACCGCATCGTCCGTGAATATGCAACCGAAAAATTAAAAGCGGCGATTCGCACGGAAGAAAAACTTGCGCGCGAGGAAGCGATCGAATCGGTCAAACAGGAGACCAGAGACTACTTCCTTGCTCAGAATCCCGAACTTACGGAAGCGCAAATCAGCGATATCAATGAAGTATTGTATAACATCGTGAAAGAGGAAGTGCGTCGCGCGATCATCTTCGAAGGCATTCGCCCAGATGGACGAGCGCTTGATGAAATCCGCCCGATCTCCTGTGAAGTCGGCATTTTACCTCGTACACACGGTTCGGGACTGTTTACGCGCGGACAGACACAAGCATTGTCCATCTGTACTTTGGGGGCCTTGGGGGATGTGCAGATCCTGGATGGTCTGGAAATCGAAGAAACGAAGCGATTCATGCACCATTATAATTTTCCGCCTTTCTCCGTCGGTGAAGCCCGTCCGTTACGCGCGCCAAGCAGGCGTGATATCGGACATGGTGCGCTTGGGGAACGTGCGCTCGAACCTGTGATTCCTTCAGAGGAAGAGTTTCCGTATACCATTCGTCTCGTTTCTGAAGTGCTCGAATCCAACGGTTCAACTTCGCAAGCGTCCATTTGCGGTTCGACGATGGCTCTGATGGATGCGGGTGTACCGATCAAGGCACCGGTTGCCGGTGTGGCGATGGGACTCGTGGCGGAAGGTGACCGAACGGCGATCTTGACGGATATCCAAGGAATGGAAGATCATCTCGGGGATATGGACTTCAAGGTGGCTGGTACAGCCAACGGCGTGACCGCTTTGCAGATGGATATCAAGATCAAGGGATTGAGCCGGGAAATCCTTGAGAAAGCATTGGAACAAGCGCATCGTGGACGTATGTACATTCTTAGCAAAATGCTGGAAGCGATCGATAAACCGCGGCAAGAACTCTCGAAATATGCGCCCCGTATCCTCACGATGAAGATTCATCCGGACAAGATCCGTGAAGTCATCGGACCAGGAGGGCGCGTCATCAACAAGATTATCGAAGAAACAGGAGTGAAGATCGATATCGAGCAAGATGGGCGCATTTTTATCGCCACCACCGATCAGGCTGCAGGCGAACGGGCGCGGGAGATCATTGAAGGGATCGTACGTGAAGTGGAAGTGGGTGCGATCTATAACGGCAAAGTCGTGCGCATCGAGAAGTACGGAGCATTTGTTGAAGTGCTCCCAGGCAAGGAAGGTCTTGTGCATATCTCCCAATTGGCGGAAGAACGTGTGGAGAAGACCGAGGACGTCGTCAAAGTGGGTGACGAACTGCTTGTCAAAGTGACGGAAATCGATCCGCAAGGCCGCATCAACCTCTCGCGTAAAGAAGCTCTCCGTCAATTGAGAGGGGAGTCTACCGGTGAACCGGAAGCAAAAGCAGGACGCGAACGTTCCAACCGGGAACGCCGTGAGAAAGGGGAGCGCGGAAACCGTCCACGTCCCAACCGTGCAGAACAACCGCAAAACCATTCCTAG
- the rpsO gene encoding 30S ribosomal protein S15, with protein sequence MSLSQEQKQVLITEFKVHENDTGSPEVQIAILTNKINYLNEHLRVHKKDHHSRRGLLKMVGHRRNLLNYLRKKDINRYRKVVEKLGLRK encoded by the coding sequence ATGTCTTTGTCTCAAGAGCAAAAACAAGTATTGATCACCGAATTTAAAGTTCATGAAAATGACACGGGTTCTCCCGAAGTACAAATCGCGATCTTGACGAACAAGATCAACTATTTAAACGAACACTTGCGTGTTCACAAGAAAGACCATCATTCCCGTCGCGGTCTTTTGAAAATGGTCGGACATCGCCGGAATCTGCTGAACTATTTGCGTAAGAAAGATATTAACCGTTATCGTAAAGTCGTTGAGAAATTGGGTCTGCGTAAATAA
- the truB gene encoding tRNA pseudouridine(55) synthase TruB translates to MNGILVVNKPSGFTSHQVVAAVRRLTGIKKVGHTGTLDPEVRGVLPLCIGSATRVAEYMLDQSKAYHAEMTFGFATNTQDSSGTVTERVDRVVLNEEDIRRVFARFTGTIVQTPPAFSAVKIQGKRAYDLARQGVDVEIPQRQVTIHSLQIEKMDLEREDPKIVFTVECSKGTYVRTLCHDIGRALGVPAHMSQLIRTRSGPYRLEDSYTLEEIDVACAEGRFAELLLSASTAVSYMPLYRIKKSQEHRVANGMPLRVPYLKGFEGLQIGERIRVEDDSARLLAVYRIVAHTNHGIDTKPEKVFRE, encoded by the coding sequence ATGAACGGAATTCTTGTTGTAAACAAACCGAGCGGTTTCACATCCCACCAGGTGGTGGCAGCCGTCCGCCGGTTGACCGGCATCAAAAAAGTCGGGCACACCGGCACACTGGATCCGGAGGTGCGCGGTGTGCTTCCCTTGTGTATCGGTTCAGCCACGAGAGTTGCCGAGTATATGCTTGATCAGTCGAAAGCGTATCATGCGGAGATGACATTCGGGTTTGCGACAAATACGCAGGATTCTTCAGGCACCGTTACGGAACGGGTGGATCGAGTGGTATTGAATGAAGAGGATATCCGCCGTGTGTTTGCTCGCTTTACAGGAACGATTGTACAAACACCACCCGCTTTTTCCGCGGTCAAAATCCAAGGGAAACGTGCCTACGATTTGGCGAGACAAGGAGTCGACGTGGAGATTCCCCAAAGGCAAGTGACGATCCACTCTCTTCAAATTGAAAAGATGGATCTTGAACGGGAAGATCCCAAAATCGTATTCACAGTCGAATGTAGCAAAGGCACATATGTTCGTACACTTTGTCACGATATCGGCAGAGCCCTCGGGGTACCCGCACATATGTCCCAATTAATACGCACTCGTTCAGGACCTTATCGCCTTGAAGACTCATATACTTTGGAGGAGATTGACGTCGCATGTGCGGAAGGGCGTTTTGCCGAATTGCTTTTATCCGCATCGACTGCCGTTTCTTATATGCCGCTTTATCGTATAAAAAAATCGCAAGAACACCGCGTGGCGAATGGCATGCCCTTAAGAGTACCGTATCTTAAAGGATTTGAAGGTTTACAGATCGGTGAACGAATACGCGTGGAAGACGATTCGGCTCGTTTGCTTGCTGTGTACCGAATCGTCGCACACACAAATCATGGGATCGACACGAAACCGGAGAAGGTGTTTAGAGAGTAG